Proteins from a single region of Oryza brachyantha chromosome 6, ObraRS2, whole genome shotgun sequence:
- the LOC102719597 gene encoding probable histidine kinase 1 yields the protein MGDEYLAEPEDEEVVTSMWPENIGDKHQKQFKMENLGKGQDALKDVKFQEKPSSVDFHRLLELANSEKGISQMQYFVKHWEYKRANTARLLKEQIGFLCQQRKEIEQKKQQILEEQHFQDESYYTVKRQVPILDEVYKDEWKRPSKKNDDLSHNQELKIDAEFDSILYWKERAMQLEKTLEASLQRERSLEEKLEENIKNLQSHTPVEEFSGMLQRADYFLHLVLQSAPIVIAHQDVDLRYRFIFNHFPTLADEDVIGKTDYEILSGEGIEEMNNVKKEVMASGRPTKREFVFNTPLFGAKTFVTYIEPVFSKSGETIGVNYVAMDITDQVTRREKMADIRVREAVQKAKETELSKSLHITEETMRAKQMLATMSHEIRSPLSGVLSMAEILATTKLDKEQYQLLEVMVSSGDLVLQLINDILDLSKVESGAMKLEATTFRPREVVKHVLQTAAASLKKELILEGSIGDDVPLEVTGDVLRIRQILTNLISNAVKFTHEGKVGINLHVLDKRLPGCRVESGQLHPKAHSAPDAAAEHFSDSPRKCDNDSLGCSNHEDAYQTPSNDNFGEHHEGEEVVWLRCDVYDTGIGIPEKSLPLLFKRYMQASDDHARKYGGTGLGLAICKQLVELMGGTLTVVSKENEGSTFSFVLPCKIPVKEDNSDDPDDMPNSRGDFTTSDIEGSFLFKPQARPYLLSSGVSVMNNTKLVGGNLLFYDPPNILEDRKQFSNGFVLAEDHSTNSASTAHQSNSPSIRSTNEEQHDNAMVIDLNRQVERDSSSQGDTTSVSGSIHEEREPCKVHEEKSLHKKSKCSRSSNKAKILLVEDNKVNIMVAKSMLEQLGHGLDIVNNGMEAIRAVQKRQYDIILMDVHMPEMDGLQATKFIRSFENTGCWDASVKPEHDQMIAGSVILSDCAHMKKQGKRVPIIAMTANSFAESAEECLAAGMDSYISKPVNFQNIKECLQQYLPPSD from the exons ATGGGGGACGAATACCTGGCTGAGCCTGAGGATGAGGAGGTGGTCACATCAATGTGGCCTGAGAATATAGGGGATAAACACCAGAAGCAGTTCAAAATGGAAAACCTTGGGAAGGGCCAAGATGCACTCAAGGATGTTAAGTTTCAAGAGAAGCCTTCTTCCGTGGATTTCCACCGCCTTCTGGAATTGGCAAATTCTGAGAAAGGCATTTCTCAAATGCAATACTTCGTGAAGCACTGGGAATATAAAAGGGCGAATACTGCTCGGCTTCTAAAGGAACAAATCGGCTTTCTTTGCCAACAGAGGAAAGAGATTGAACAAAAGAAGCAGCAAATACTGGAGGAACAGCACTTTCAGGATGAAAGTTATTACACTGTTAAACGGCAAGTCCCAATACTAGATGAAGTGTATAAAGATGAATGGAAGCGTCCAAGCAAAAAGAATGATGACCTTTCTCATAATCAAGAACTTAAAATAGATGCAGAATTCGACAGTATTTTGTACTGGAAAGAGAGGGCAATGCAGTTAGAAAAGACACTCGAGGCAAGTCTTCAAAGGGAGCGTTCGTTGGAGGAAAAGTTGGAGGAAAATATAAAGAATCTTCAGTCACACACTCCAGTTGAGGAATTCTCTGGAATGTTACAACGTGCTGATTACTTCTTGCACTTGGTTCTTCAAAGTGCCCCTATCGTTATTGCTCATCAG GATGTTGACTTACGGTACAGGTTCATATTTAATCACTTCCCGACATTGGCTGATGag GATGTTATTGGTAAGACAGATTACGAGATATTGTCAGGTGAGGGTATAGAAGAGATGAATAATGTCAAGAAAGAGGTCATGGCCAGTGGTAGACCTACTAAGAGGGAGTTTGTATTTAATACGCCATTGTTTGGAGCGAAAACCTTTGTGACATACATTGAGCCAGTATTTAGCAAATCTGGGGAAACAATTGGTGTGAATTATGTTGCAATGGACATAACAGATCAG GTTACACGAAGAGAGAAAATGGCAGACATAAGGGTGAGAGAAGCTGTACAAAAGGCCAAGGAGACAGAACTTAGCAAATCTCTTCATATAACAG aggAAACAATGCGAGCAAAACAAATGCTAGCCACCATGTCACATGAGATCAGATCTCCTCTTTCAGGGGTTCTTAGCATGGCTGAAATTCTTGCAACCACCAAACTGGATAAAGAGCAATATCAGTTGCTAGAAGTTATGGTGTCATCTGGAGATCTTGTATTGCAATTGATCAACGACATCCTTGATCTTTCGAAAGTGGAATCag GAGCTATGAAATTAGAAGCTACGACATTTAGACCAAGGGAAGTCGTTAAACATGTACTCCAGACTGCAGCAGCATCTCTGAAGAAGGAATTGATCCTTGAAGGGTCCATAGGTGATGATGTTCCATTGGAG GTCACTGGTGATGTGCTGAGGATTCGGCAAATTCTGACCAATTTAATCAG CAATGCAGTGAAGTTTACACATGAAGGGAAGGTTGGCATAAATCTACATGTTCTAGACAAGCGGTTACCAGGATGCAGAGTAGAAAGTGGGCAGCTTCATCCAAAAGCTCATTCTGCACCAGATGCTGCTGCAGAACATTTTTCTGACTCTCCAAGAAAATGCGATAATGATTCTTTGGGCTGCTCCAATCATGAAGATGCATATCAGACACCATCAAATGATAACTTTGGGGAGCACCATGAGGGAGAGGAAGTTGTTTGGCTTCGCTGTGATGTATATGACACTGGAATAGGAATACCAG AGAAGTCCTTGCCATTGCTATTCAAGAGGTATATGCAAGCAAGTGATGACCATGCAAGAAAATATGGTGGGACAGGGCTTGGCCTTGCGATATGCAAGCAGCTG GTGGAGTTAATGGGTGGCACTCTAACTGTGGTCAGCAAAGAGAATGAAGGATCAACATTTTCATTTGTCCTGCCTTgcaaaattcctgtaaaggaGGATAACAGTGATGATCCAGATGATATGCCCAATTCTCGTGGTGATTTCACTACTAGTGATATAGAAGGTTCTTTCCTTTTCAAGCCACAAGCACGGCCTTATCTATTGTCATCTGGAGTTTCAGTAATGAACAACACCAAGTTGGTCGGTGGCAACCTTCTGTTCTATGATCCTCCTAACATACTAGAGGACCGCAAGCAGTTCTCAAATGGTTTTGTTTTAGCGGAAGATCATTCTACAAACTCTGCCTCTACTGCTCATCAATCAAATAGTCCTAGTATTAGGAGCACAAATGAAGAACAGCATGACAATGCAATGGTCATTGACCTGAATAGGCAAGTTGAACGGGATTCCAGTTCACAAGGTGACACAACATCAGTTTCAGGTTCAATTCATGAGGAAAGGGAACCATGCAAAGTTCATGAAGAAAAGTCACTTCACAAGAAATCCAAGTGTTCTCGAAGTAGCAATAAGGCAAAAATTCTCCTTGTTGAAGATAACAAAGTCAATATAATGGTAGCGAAATCAATGTTGGAGCAGCTGGGCCATGGATTAGATATTGTAAATAATGGAATGGAAGCAATTCGTGCAGTACAGAAGCGCCAATATGATATTATCCTGATG GATGTTCACATGCCAGAAATGGATGGCCTACAAGCCACTAAATTTATCCGTTCTTTTGAGAATACTGGCTGTTGGGATGCTTCTGTAAAGCCTGAACACGATCAAATGATAGCTGGCTCAGTTATTTTGTCTGATTGTGCACACATGAAAAAGCAAGGAAAGCGGGTTCCTATAATTGCG ATGACAGCAAATTCCTTCGCAGAGAGCGCTGAAGAGTGCCTTGCTGCAGGCATGGATTCCTACATATCTAAGCCAGTGAATTTCCAAAATATTAAAGAATGCCTGCAGCAGTATTTACCACCCAGTGACTGA